In one window of Arachis ipaensis cultivar K30076 chromosome B06, Araip1.1, whole genome shotgun sequence DNA:
- the LOC107648666 gene encoding uncharacterized protein LOC107648666: MPSVPHHSPTLASSRIQNPNQKPSLFNGFDAAARRCRRLRGLLLPLFQTKSLARHVVVASSSSFAVQGFEFEMLAVVSPLSSCSQLKVRVIICSGTESVVSLPDGKVSSPHPPLDSSCSSPS, translated from the exons ATGCCCTCAGTCCCTCACCACTCACCAACCCTAGCTTCTTCAAGAATTCAGAACCCAAACCAAAAACCTAGCCTCTTCAACGGATTCGACGCCGCCGCTCGTCGTTGTAGGCGCCTCCGCGGCCTCCTCCTCCCCCTGTTCCAAACCAAATCCCTAGCTCGGCACGTCGTCGTTGCGTCGTCTTCTAGCTTCGCTGTTCAAGGCTTCGAGTTTGAGATGCTTGCCGTGGTGTCGCCGTTGTCGTCTTGCTCTCAGTTGAAG GTTAGGGTGATTATTTGTTCTGGAACTGAGTCTGTTGTTTCACTGCCTGATGGGAAAGTAAGTTCTCCCCATCCTCCATTGGATTCGTCCTGCTCGTCGCCCTCTTGA